A single window of Nyctibius grandis isolate bNycGra1 chromosome 16, bNycGra1.pri, whole genome shotgun sequence DNA harbors:
- the TMEM250 gene encoding transmembrane protein 250: MPVIPIPRRVRSFHGPHTTCLHSACGPVRTTHLVRTKYNNFDIYLKSRWMYGFIRFLLYFSCSLFTSILWVALSILFCLQYLGIRIFLRFQYKLSIILLLLGRRRVDFSLMNELLIYGIHVTMLLVGGLGWCFMVFVDM; this comes from the coding sequence ATGCCTGTAATCCCCATTCCCCGCCGGGTCCGTTCGTTCCACGGCCCCCACACGACCTGCCTGCATTCGGCCTGTGGCCCGGTAAGGACCACTCACTTGGTGCGCACCAAGTACAACAATTTCGACATCTATCTCAAATCCCGATGGATGTATGGATTCATCCGATTCCTGCTGTACTTCAGCTGCAGCCTCTTTACCTCCATCCTCTGGGTGGCACTCTCTATCTTGTTTTGCCTTCAGTACCTCGGCATCCGGATCTTTCTGCGTTTCCAGTACAAACTCTCCATCATCCTCCTCTTACTGGGGCGAAGGCGAGTAGACTTCAGCCTCATGAATGAACTGCTCATCTACGGAATTCATGTGACCATGCTGCTAGTGGGGGGGCTGGGATGGTGTTTCATGGTATTTGTGgatatgtaa